One Streptomyces mobaraensis NBRC 13819 = DSM 40847 DNA segment encodes these proteins:
- a CDS encoding GNAT family N-acetyltransferase, protein MIIEPRTVAPGVVLRLATLDDAAGLARAYSENRDHLRPWEPHRAPEFFTAEGQTARLGELTALRREGRMVPWVLDDEREGIVGIVNLSNIVRGAFQSGSLGYWVAARRAGRGLATAAVTAVCRAAADDLGMHRVEAGTVIANAASQRVLEKCGFERFGTARNYLHIDGAWRDHYLFQRILHDREPR, encoded by the coding sequence ATGATCATCGAACCCCGCACCGTCGCGCCCGGCGTCGTCCTCCGCCTCGCGACCCTCGACGACGCGGCCGGCCTGGCCCGGGCCTACTCCGAGAACCGCGACCACCTGCGCCCCTGGGAGCCGCACCGGGCCCCGGAGTTCTTCACCGCCGAGGGTCAGACGGCCCGGCTGGGCGAGCTGACGGCGCTGCGCCGGGAGGGACGGATGGTGCCCTGGGTGCTCGATGACGAGCGGGAGGGCATCGTCGGCATCGTCAACCTGAGCAATATCGTGCGGGGCGCCTTCCAGAGCGGGTCGCTCGGGTACTGGGTCGCCGCCCGGCGGGCCGGCCGGGGGCTGGCCACCGCCGCGGTGACGGCCGTGTGCCGGGCGGCGGCCGACGATCTCGGGATGCACCGGGTCGAAGCGGGCACGGTGATCGCCAACGCCGCCTCGCAACGCGTCCTGGAGAAGTGCGGTTTCGAGCGGTTCGGGACCGCCCGGAACTACCTGCACATCGACGGCGCCTGGCGTGACCACTACCTCTTTCAGAGGATCCTGCACGACCGCGAGCCGCGCTGA
- a CDS encoding alpha/beta hydrolase: MHRFKRTLAAVALTTTVVAGTAGWAAAHREAAVTGPPPGTAAWRADHSLHRTLPDPATASPAEVARFFAGLPQDVRRRLADRHPMVVGNLDGAPPALRYAANRRALAAERAERLRRAADTSLPEYERADARALADRYGELLAPGRRILAFDPRGRGQLAEVYGDLAAARRTAVVVPGSDIDLSSFDRRTDPYGTPAGMARSLRAEMTRRSPGTPTAVIAWAGYTTPVGIGPDAATGRLAEAGAPRLDRFLAGVAAAGAAAPAVFCHSYGSVVCGLAAHAIGRGEATDLVVLGSPGVRAGSAAGLHTTARVWAVRRNADDWIGNVPNVELFGLGHGADPTSAAFGARPVSSTGAHGHTGYLAPGTESLRHCAEIALGVYDAVR, encoded by the coding sequence ATGCACCGCTTCAAGCGCACCCTGGCCGCCGTCGCGCTCACGACGACCGTGGTCGCGGGAACGGCCGGCTGGGCCGCCGCCCACCGGGAGGCCGCGGTCACCGGCCCGCCGCCGGGCACCGCCGCCTGGCGCGCGGACCACTCCCTCCACCGCACCCTGCCCGACCCGGCCACCGCCTCGCCCGCCGAGGTCGCCCGCTTCTTCGCCGGCCTCCCGCAGGACGTCCGGCGGCGGCTCGCGGACCGCCACCCCATGGTCGTCGGCAACCTGGACGGCGCCCCGCCGGCCCTGCGGTACGCGGCCAACCGCCGCGCACTCGCCGCCGAACGCGCCGAGCGGCTCCGGCGGGCGGCCGACACCTCCCTCCCGGAGTACGAGCGCGCGGACGCCCGCGCCCTCGCCGACCGCTACGGGGAACTCCTCGCCCCCGGGCGGCGGATCCTCGCCTTCGACCCGCGCGGGCGCGGCCAGCTCGCCGAGGTGTACGGCGACCTGGCCGCCGCCCGGCGGACGGCCGTCGTCGTCCCCGGGTCCGACATCGACCTCTCCTCCTTCGACCGGCGCACCGACCCCTACGGCACCCCGGCCGGCATGGCCCGCTCCCTGCGCGCCGAGATGACCCGGCGGTCGCCCGGCACCCCCACCGCCGTCATCGCCTGGGCCGGCTACACCACCCCCGTCGGCATCGGCCCCGACGCGGCCACCGGCCGGCTCGCCGAAGCCGGCGCGCCCCGGCTCGACCGCTTCCTCGCCGGGGTGGCCGCCGCCGGGGCCGCCGCGCCGGCCGTCTTCTGCCACAGCTACGGCTCGGTGGTCTGCGGCCTCGCCGCCCACGCCATCGGCCGCGGCGAGGCGACCGACCTCGTCGTCCTGGGCAGCCCAGGCGTCCGCGCCGGCTCCGCCGCCGGCCTCCACACCACCGCCCGGGTCTGGGCCGTCCGCCGCAACGCCGACGACTGGATCGGGAACGTCCCCAACGTCGAGCTCTTCGGCCTCGGCCACGGCGCCGACCCCACGTCCGCGGCCTTCGGCGCCCGCCCCGTCTCCTCGACGGGCGCCCACGGCCACACCGGCTACCTCGCGCCCGGCACGGAGTCGCTGCGGCACTGCGCCGAGATCGCGCTGGGCGTCTATGACGCGGTGCGCTGA
- a CDS encoding helix-turn-helix domain-containing protein, with protein MAEESELASGTKDLGPDPRTDMVLDAKGLRALAHPLRVRLVGLLRTHGPSTATRLAQDLGVGSGVTSYHLRQLAAAGFVAEDGERGNARERWWRAAHERTWLRDRSLYDEEPEATAAFRGSVAGMHALHTQVAIGRAPSMPRPWRDVLETSDWLLRLTPEETAELSAELRAVLARYRRFTPALEGGGGGAGGADTASAGPAGAEQVKVVLHILPDPKQEVTGQEPS; from the coding sequence ATGGCAGAGGAGAGCGAACTCGCGAGCGGCACAAAGGATTTGGGCCCCGACCCGCGGACGGACATGGTGCTGGACGCCAAGGGCCTCCGCGCCCTCGCCCACCCCCTCCGCGTCCGGCTGGTCGGCCTGCTGCGCACCCACGGCCCGTCCACCGCCACCCGCCTCGCCCAGGACCTGGGCGTCGGGTCCGGTGTGACCAGCTACCACCTCCGGCAGCTCGCCGCCGCCGGGTTCGTGGCCGAGGACGGCGAGCGCGGCAACGCGCGGGAACGCTGGTGGCGCGCGGCGCACGAGCGGACGTGGCTCCGCGACCGGAGCCTGTACGACGAGGAGCCCGAGGCCACGGCGGCGTTCCGCGGCTCCGTCGCCGGCATGCACGCCCTGCACACCCAAGTCGCCATCGGCCGGGCGCCGTCCATGCCCCGGCCCTGGCGCGACGTCCTGGAGACGAGCGACTGGCTGCTGCGGCTCACGCCCGAGGAGACCGCCGAGCTGTCGGCGGAGCTGCGGGCCGTGCTGGCCCGCTACCGCCGCTTCACGCCGGCCCTTGAAGGAGGGGGAGGAGGGGCAGGCGGGGCAGACACGGCGAGCGCCGGGCCCGCCGGCGCCGAGCAGGTGAAGGTCGTCCTGCACATCCTGCCCGACCCCAAGCAAGAGGTGACGGGGCAGGAACCGTCATGA
- a CDS encoding MFS transporter gives MTGVPAASTRRGAGRRRPDRAGGRRPLVGVLASTAVALTATRVSAIALPWFVLVTTGSATRTGLVAFCELAPYVVVKALTGPLVDRVGPRVVCWTADTLSATAAVLIPFCHTLGVLRFWLLLVLVAVIGAVRGPGDLARDVMLPEAADRGGLRLERATGLAGVVEQLAATAGPAAGGALVALAGPLPALLATAACFALGSVIIGLVLPPGMGRPAASGGTGGTDSTPEPDGYGRRLREGFAFLRGDPLLRAICAVVGVGNFLGAAFAQVLVPLWARDSGGGPAVIGLVNGLFGATAVLGGLTAAAVAHRLRRRLVFFTGYLLSDTPRYLVLALDAPLWLVAVVFATGGLGAGFLNPILSAISYERLPRHLIGRVRALTAAVAWAGIPFGGLAAGALIATAGLTPTLLAAGAAHLTVVITGGTRGAWREGQEGEEGQEGREKREERGTETRGKPDHESAAPTDAAPGRSTPVRRARGPAGR, from the coding sequence ATGACGGGCGTCCCCGCGGCCAGTACGCGCCGGGGCGCGGGCCGTCGCCGACCGGATCGCGCCGGCGGCAGGCGCCCCCTCGTCGGGGTGCTGGCGTCCACGGCCGTCGCCCTTACCGCCACCCGGGTCTCCGCCATCGCCCTGCCCTGGTTCGTCCTGGTCACCACCGGCAGCGCCACCCGGACCGGGCTCGTCGCCTTCTGCGAACTGGCGCCCTATGTCGTGGTGAAGGCCCTCACCGGACCGCTCGTGGACCGCGTCGGCCCCCGCGTCGTCTGCTGGACGGCCGACACCCTCAGCGCGACCGCCGCCGTCCTGATTCCGTTCTGCCACACCCTCGGCGTGCTGCGGTTCTGGCTGCTGCTCGTCCTCGTCGCCGTGATCGGCGCCGTCCGCGGGCCGGGGGACCTGGCGCGGGACGTCATGCTTCCCGAGGCCGCCGACCGCGGCGGGCTGCGGCTGGAGCGGGCCACCGGCCTCGCGGGCGTCGTCGAACAGCTCGCCGCGACCGCCGGGCCCGCGGCCGGCGGCGCCCTCGTGGCCCTGGCCGGCCCGCTGCCCGCGCTGCTGGCCACCGCCGCCTGCTTCGCCCTCGGCTCGGTGATCATCGGGCTGGTGCTGCCGCCCGGCATGGGACGCCCGGCCGCGTCCGGCGGCACCGGCGGTACCGACAGCACCCCGGAGCCCGACGGCTACGGGCGGCGGCTGCGCGAAGGGTTCGCCTTCCTGCGCGGCGACCCGCTGCTGCGGGCCATCTGCGCCGTCGTCGGCGTCGGCAACTTCCTCGGCGCCGCCTTCGCCCAGGTCCTCGTCCCCCTCTGGGCCCGCGACTCCGGCGGCGGGCCGGCCGTCATCGGGCTCGTCAACGGCCTCTTCGGCGCCACGGCCGTCCTCGGCGGCCTCACCGCCGCGGCCGTCGCCCACCGGCTCCGCCGCCGCCTGGTCTTCTTCACCGGCTACCTGCTCAGCGACACCCCCCGCTACCTGGTCCTCGCCCTCGACGCGCCGCTGTGGCTGGTGGCCGTCGTCTTCGCGACCGGCGGCCTCGGCGCGGGCTTCCTCAACCCCATCCTCAGCGCGATCTCGTACGAACGCCTCCCCCGCCACCTCATCGGCCGGGTCCGCGCCCTGACCGCCGCCGTCGCCTGGGCCGGCATCCCCTTCGGCGGCCTGGCGGCCGGCGCCCTTATCGCCACCGCCGGCCTGACCCCGACGCTGCTGGCGGCGGGGGCCGCCCACCTCACGGTGGTGATCACGGGCGGGACGCGGGGTGCTTGGAGGGAGGGGCAGGAGGGGGAGGAGGGGCAGGAGGGGAGGGAGAAAAGAGAGGAAAGGGGGACGGAGACGCGTGGGAAGCCCGACCACGAGAGTGCCGCGCCGACGGATGCCGCGCCCGGCCGATCGACGCCCGTACGCCGGGCGCGGGGCCCGGCGGGCCGATGA
- a CDS encoding IS110 family transposase, whose protein sequence is MVDTTATDLFLGLDLGKEFHHAHGRTGDGRTVHDKRLPNTEPKLLELFTKLVAKFGTVLVIVDQVANIGALPLTVARASGCRVAYLPGLSMRRAADLHPGEAKTDARDAFVIAETARTMPHTLRAVDRDDEVLAELTMLTGYDNDLAGEVNRTTNRLRGLLSQIHPSLERVLGPRLAYPYVQALLARHGSPAKLKRLGRARCEALLKAHGSRKAKQLAGEISDALAEQTLVVPGTEASALIVPGLAAQLAAAHTQRQATEQEIAALLEALPLFHLLTSLPGMGVRTTAAVIVAIGDGTGFPTAGHLASYAGLAPATKSSGTSIRGEHAPHRGNRLLKRALFQAAFAATGCKSDPSSRIYYDRQRTRGKTHTQAILRLARQRVNVIHAMIRNGTLYEPRALDLAA, encoded by the coding sequence ATGGTCGACACGACCGCGACAGATCTCTTCCTCGGCCTGGACCTGGGCAAGGAGTTCCACCACGCCCACGGCCGGACCGGGGACGGCAGGACCGTGCACGACAAGCGGCTGCCCAACACCGAGCCGAAACTGCTGGAGCTGTTCACCAAGCTGGTGGCGAAGTTCGGTACCGTCCTGGTGATCGTGGACCAGGTCGCCAACATCGGCGCGCTGCCGCTGACGGTGGCCCGCGCGAGCGGGTGCCGGGTGGCCTACCTGCCGGGACTGTCGATGCGGCGGGCCGCCGACCTGCATCCCGGTGAGGCCAAGACAGACGCCCGCGACGCGTTCGTGATCGCCGAGACCGCCCGGACCATGCCGCACACCTTGCGCGCGGTGGACCGTGACGACGAGGTACTGGCCGAGCTGACCATGCTCACCGGCTACGACAACGACCTGGCCGGCGAGGTGAACCGCACCACCAACCGGCTGCGCGGCCTGCTCTCCCAGATCCACCCCTCCCTGGAACGCGTGCTCGGCCCGCGCCTGGCCTACCCCTACGTCCAAGCCCTCCTGGCCCGGCACGGCTCCCCGGCGAAGCTGAAGAGACTCGGCCGGGCCCGCTGCGAGGCCCTGCTCAAAGCGCACGGCTCGCGCAAGGCGAAGCAGCTGGCCGGGGAGATCTCCGACGCGCTGGCCGAGCAGACTCTCGTCGTTCCCGGCACCGAGGCGTCCGCGCTGATCGTTCCGGGCCTGGCCGCTCAGCTCGCCGCCGCCCACACCCAGCGACAGGCCACCGAGCAGGAGATCGCCGCCCTGCTGGAGGCCCTCCCTCTTTTCCACCTCCTGACGTCCCTGCCCGGCATGGGCGTCAGGACCACCGCCGCGGTGATCGTCGCGATCGGTGACGGCACCGGCTTCCCCACCGCCGGACACCTCGCCTCCTACGCCGGACTCGCCCCCGCAACGAAGTCCTCGGGCACCTCCATCCGCGGCGAGCACGCTCCCCACCGCGGCAACCGGCTCCTCAAACGCGCCCTGTTCCAGGCCGCGTTCGCCGCGACCGGCTGCAAGAGCGACCCGTCCTCGCGGATCTACTACGACCGCCAGCGAACCCGCGGCAAGACTCACACCCAGGCGATCCTCCGCCTGGCCCGGCAACGCGTGAACGTCATCCACGCGATGATCCGCAACGGCACCCTCTACGAACCCCGCGCCCTCGACCTCGCTGCCTGA